A single Actinomadura algeriensis DNA region contains:
- a CDS encoding SAM-dependent methyltransferase, with the protein MLDHPGAASARIYDYSLGGKDNYGADRHAAMAALAAHRAARLLPRENRKFMRRAVRYLLDAGVRQFIDVGCGLPGKGNVHELAHRADPDSRTVYVDNDPVAVVHYQALLHAVPTAAAVRGDARRAADVLADPDVTALIDLDRPVGVLMIAMLDQIPEADDPDGVVRTFRDAMAPGSHLAICDLASDRLTPADFDKHEKIVELLGFPVEFRPASRLGGFFDGLDLVDPGLVPAPEWRPDRPYDPPSGWLMAGVGRKP; encoded by the coding sequence ATGCTCGACCACCCCGGCGCCGCGAGCGCCCGGATCTACGACTACTCGCTCGGCGGCAAGGACAACTACGGCGCCGACCGCCACGCCGCCATGGCGGCGCTCGCCGCGCACCGCGCCGCGCGCCTGCTCCCCCGCGAGAACCGCAAGTTCATGCGCCGCGCCGTCCGGTACCTGCTGGACGCCGGCGTCCGGCAGTTCATCGACGTCGGCTGCGGCCTCCCCGGCAAGGGCAACGTCCACGAGCTCGCCCACCGGGCCGACCCGGACTCCCGCACCGTCTACGTCGACAACGACCCGGTCGCCGTCGTCCACTACCAGGCGCTGCTGCACGCGGTGCCGACCGCGGCGGCCGTGCGCGGCGACGCGCGGCGCGCCGCCGACGTCCTCGCCGACCCCGATGTCACCGCGCTCATCGACCTCGACCGTCCGGTCGGGGTGCTGATGATCGCGATGCTGGACCAGATCCCGGAGGCCGACGACCCGGACGGCGTCGTGCGGACGTTCCGCGACGCGATGGCGCCCGGCAGCCACCTGGCGATCTGCGACCTGGCGTCCGACCGGCTCACCCCCGCCGACTTCGACAAGCACGAGAAGATCGTCGAACTGCTCGGCTTCCCCGTCGAGTTCCGCCCGGCGTCCCGGCTGGGCGGGTTCTTCGATGGCCTCGACCTCGTCGATCCCGGGCTCGTCCCCGCACCGGAGTGGCGTCCCGACCGCCCCTACGACCCGCCGTCCGGCTGGCTGATGGCGGGCGTCGGCCGCAAACCCTGA
- a CDS encoding DUF4132 domain-containing protein has translation MDEDAPASRVDEAAAADVLRRVAELSDRLKEYIDADVLFADGLGERARAHLDGEADAVGAAATLVALSDESEFGTRFYGPDGPRYETRYDGFADAWTVRHGLAFAAEAFVELSGLHPSRVPRRDYSRCTSGVRLARPDDPMDLWREAAHGGVRRMRELMAGADGPVLERLADLRTTPVRRAVVTYLAPAREDWLDECCAAPPTGVRERDAQWMLWCSLRSAAQFERVRGGLSAGPDGPAPDVLAAVLDRIGPAPIAPVLGAVLDGGPRAAHRDAVLALLAATPADETFAVLAERAADMHAGRALATAARRFPERARRLLPAPPPAARPVPDASPDALPPLLVRPPWKRPRPGRVPRLTPPADRTVVWADGEREKWADAAKYRPESLGHDLARATERFREGRAGLKEQVAVLVHAPADVAGPLLAGWTPPDDPAWTRPLIARHELAVRDHALRVARSTAPGGRGLLVPFRDAEIAALMAGWLARRAGPQRPVRTWFGRHGAAAVPLLVPAALGGAAAPRRHAVHALRFIADRTDAAQVVEAARAHGDAAADAVRALLAGPAPVPPLRIPKHPAWAHPDVLPQILLRDRTAALPAAATAHLITALTINAPTGTTTHDGHVPGAGEAAATAVRGVSASVGGGVAGVREVCDPGSLAGFGWALFEAWRGHGAAPRHAWALEALGLLGDDDTVRRLVALVGAWPGEGLHSHAVKGLDVLAALGTPVAVLYLHEVARKGKYPGIRRHARALLEEAAKRAGVPADRLAERIVPRYGLGADGALTVDYGRRRFRAGFDERLEPFVADESGRRLKALPEPGARDDAGLASAARRRFTAMKAEVRTASAAVTEALENALARRRAWTPEEFRALFADHPLVRHIARRLVWTADGAAFRVAEDGTFADVRDDAFVLPGAAAVRVAHPLDLGDDLPAWRETFDDYELAQPFRQLHRRVHTLTGDERASGRTKRFDGVTVPDHRLRGMLSRGWTFAPGHRLTREDPGGLKAVLDLDWTFDHDTSDDVWRVGELTVDAPDPALASEALADVDRLVGPRRGAEA, from the coding sequence ATGGACGAGGACGCGCCCGCCTCCCGGGTCGACGAGGCCGCCGCCGCCGATGTTCTCCGGCGGGTCGCAGAGCTGAGCGACCGGCTCAAGGAGTACATCGACGCCGACGTGCTCTTCGCGGACGGGCTGGGCGAGCGGGCCCGCGCCCACCTCGACGGCGAGGCCGACGCCGTGGGCGCCGCCGCGACCCTCGTCGCCCTCTCCGACGAATCGGAGTTCGGCACCCGGTTCTACGGTCCGGACGGGCCCCGCTACGAGACCCGCTACGACGGCTTCGCCGACGCGTGGACGGTCCGGCACGGCCTCGCGTTCGCCGCCGAGGCGTTCGTCGAACTGAGCGGCCTGCACCCGTCCCGGGTGCCCCGCCGCGACTACAGCCGGTGCACGAGCGGCGTCCGCCTCGCACGTCCCGACGACCCCATGGACCTGTGGCGGGAGGCCGCGCACGGCGGCGTCCGGCGGATGCGGGAGTTGATGGCCGGGGCGGACGGCCCGGTGCTCGAACGGCTCGCGGACCTGCGCACGACGCCCGTCCGCCGGGCCGTCGTCACCTACCTCGCGCCCGCGCGGGAGGACTGGCTGGACGAGTGCTGCGCGGCCCCGCCCACCGGCGTCCGGGAACGGGACGCGCAGTGGATGCTGTGGTGCTCCCTGCGGTCGGCCGCGCAGTTCGAACGCGTCCGCGGCGGGCTGAGCGCCGGCCCGGACGGGCCGGCGCCGGACGTCCTGGCGGCGGTGCTCGACCGGATCGGCCCCGCGCCGATCGCGCCCGTGCTCGGCGCCGTCCTCGACGGCGGGCCCCGGGCCGCGCACCGCGACGCGGTCCTCGCGCTGCTGGCCGCGACGCCCGCGGACGAGACGTTCGCCGTCCTCGCCGAGCGGGCCGCCGACATGCACGCCGGGCGCGCCCTCGCCACCGCGGCCCGCCGCTTCCCCGAGCGCGCCCGCCGCCTCCTGCCCGCCCCGCCCCCGGCGGCCCGCCCGGTCCCCGACGCGTCCCCGGACGCGCTGCCGCCGCTGCTCGTCCGGCCGCCGTGGAAACGGCCCCGTCCCGGCCGGGTGCCGCGCCTCACGCCTCCGGCGGACCGGACGGTCGTGTGGGCGGACGGCGAGCGGGAGAAGTGGGCCGACGCCGCGAAGTACCGGCCCGAGTCCCTCGGCCACGACCTCGCACGGGCGACCGAGCGGTTCCGGGAGGGGCGCGCGGGGCTCAAGGAGCAGGTGGCCGTGCTCGTGCACGCTCCCGCCGACGTCGCCGGGCCGCTGCTCGCCGGATGGACGCCCCCGGACGACCCCGCGTGGACGCGCCCCCTCATCGCGCGCCACGAACTCGCCGTCCGCGACCACGCCCTGCGGGTCGCCCGCTCGACCGCGCCCGGCGGCCGCGGCCTCCTCGTCCCCTTCCGGGACGCCGAGATCGCCGCGCTGATGGCCGGCTGGCTGGCCCGCCGCGCCGGGCCGCAACGGCCCGTCCGCACGTGGTTCGGGCGGCACGGCGCGGCGGCGGTGCCGCTGCTGGTCCCCGCCGCGCTGGGCGGCGCGGCCGCACCGCGCCGGCACGCCGTCCACGCGCTGCGCTTCATCGCCGACCGGACGGACGCCGCCCAGGTCGTCGAGGCGGCGCGCGCCCACGGGGACGCGGCGGCGGACGCCGTCCGCGCCCTCCTGGCCGGACCCGCCCCCGTCCCCCCGCTCCGGATCCCGAAGCACCCCGCCTGGGCGCACCCGGACGTCCTGCCGCAGATCCTCCTGCGCGACCGCACCGCCGCCCTCCCCGCCGCCGCGACGGCCCACCTCATCACGGCCCTGACCATCAACGCCCCAACCGGAACGACCACCCACGACGGTCACGTCCCGGGGGCTGGGGAGGCGGCTGCGACGGCCGTCCGGGGAGTGTCTGCGTCGGTGGGCGGGGGAGTGGCGGGAGTTCGGGAGGTTTGTGATCCGGGGTCGTTGGCGGGGTTCGGGTGGGCGCTGTTCGAGGCGTGGCGGGGGCACGGTGCGGCGCCTCGGCACGCGTGGGCGCTGGAGGCGCTCGGCCTGCTCGGCGACGACGACACCGTGCGGCGCCTGGTCGCGCTGGTCGGCGCGTGGCCGGGGGAGGGTCTGCACTCGCACGCGGTCAAGGGACTGGACGTCCTCGCCGCGCTCGGCACCCCGGTCGCCGTCCTGTACCTGCACGAGGTCGCGCGCAAGGGGAAGTACCCCGGGATCAGGAGGCACGCGCGGGCGCTGCTGGAGGAGGCGGCGAAGCGCGCGGGCGTCCCGGCCGACCGGCTCGCCGAACGCATCGTCCCCCGTTACGGGCTCGGCGCCGACGGCGCCCTGACGGTCGACTACGGCCGGCGCCGGTTCCGGGCCGGGTTCGACGAGCGGCTCGAACCGTTCGTCGCCGACGAGTCCGGGCGCCGGCTCAAGGCGCTGCCCGAGCCGGGGGCGCGCGACGACGCCGGACTCGCGTCCGCCGCGCGCCGCCGTTTCACCGCGATGAAGGCGGAGGTGCGGACGGCGTCCGCGGCCGTCACCGAGGCGCTGGAGAACGCCCTGGCCCGGCGGCGCGCGTGGACGCCGGAGGAGTTCCGCGCGCTCTTCGCCGACCATCCGCTCGTCCGGCACATCGCCCGCCGCCTGGTCTGGACGGCGGACGGGGCGGCCTTCCGGGTCGCGGAGGACGGCACGTTCGCCGACGTCCGCGACGACGCGTTCGTCCTGCCCGGGGCGGCGGCCGTCCGCGTCGCGCACCCGCTCGACCTCGGGGACGACCTGCCGGCCTGGCGGGAGACGTTCGACGACTACGAGCTCGCCCAGCCGTTCCGCCAGCTCCACCGGCGGGTGCACACGCTCACCGGCGACGAGCGCGCGTCCGGCCGGACGAAGCGGTTCGACGGCGTGACCGTGCCCGACCACAGGCTCAGGGGCATGCTGAGCCGGGGGTGGACGTTCGCGCCCGGCCACCGGCTCACCCGCGAGGACCCCGGCGGCCTCAAGGCCGTCCTCGACCTGGACTGGACGTTCGACCACGACACCTCGGACGACGTGTGGCGCGTCGGCGAGCTGACGGTCGACGCGCCCGATCCGGCGCTCGCGTCGGAGGCCCTCGCCGACGTGGACCGGCTCGTCGGCCCCCGCCGGGGCGCGGAGGCGTGA
- a CDS encoding terpene synthase family protein, with protein MRRSLTADVAAGLEMPPIFCPLEAAINPARRAVERRAVGWLDGVGLCADARERAKVIATHSADFYSRFAPHADEDLLLPAVLWVYWGFAFDDACCDAGHYSARPAEFVPMALRVQRALERPVPASADDRYAAAVHDIGTRFRWAGTPVQFQRFAAAHRGWLSGVAWQIADQARGHLPDLEDYLTMRLHSAGGEPTFAMLEIAAGAEVPAAEMDLPAVRALTEMAIAVAALDNDRHSLSREMGQNPTSQNIYTVLLGRNGGSLAAATRTAAGLRDRVLLRFMALREQLRPRLSAPGRGYVDGLAFGVRGNAEWGLRVPRYLGDDTAAEVTWAERPMDDSTDPIPVPTISWWWDV; from the coding sequence ATGCGGCGATCACTGACCGCGGACGTCGCGGCCGGCCTGGAAATGCCGCCGATCTTCTGTCCCCTGGAGGCGGCGATCAACCCGGCGCGCCGAGCGGTCGAGCGGCGGGCCGTCGGCTGGCTGGACGGGGTGGGGCTGTGCGCCGACGCGCGGGAACGGGCGAAGGTGATCGCCACGCACAGCGCCGACTTCTACTCGCGGTTCGCCCCGCACGCCGACGAGGACCTGCTGCTGCCGGCGGTGCTGTGGGTGTACTGGGGGTTCGCGTTCGACGACGCGTGCTGCGACGCCGGGCACTACAGCGCCCGTCCCGCCGAGTTCGTGCCGATGGCGCTGCGGGTGCAGCGGGCGCTGGAACGTCCCGTCCCGGCGAGCGCGGACGACCGCTACGCCGCGGCCGTGCACGACATCGGGACGCGGTTCCGGTGGGCGGGCACGCCGGTGCAGTTCCAGCGGTTCGCGGCCGCGCACCGGGGGTGGCTGTCGGGAGTGGCGTGGCAGATCGCCGACCAGGCCCGGGGGCACCTGCCCGACCTGGAGGACTACCTGACGATGCGGCTGCACTCGGCCGGCGGCGAGCCGACGTTCGCGATGCTGGAGATCGCGGCCGGTGCGGAGGTGCCCGCCGCGGAGATGGACCTGCCCGCCGTGCGCGCGCTCACCGAGATGGCGATCGCGGTGGCGGCCCTGGACAACGACCGGCATTCGCTGTCGAGGGAGATGGGCCAGAACCCCACGTCCCAGAACATCTACACCGTGCTGCTCGGCCGGAACGGCGGTTCCCTCGCCGCGGCGACGCGGACCGCGGCGGGGCTGCGCGACCGGGTCCTGCTGCGCTTCATGGCCCTCCGCGAGCAACTGCGCCCCCGGCTCAGCGCGCCGGGCCGCGGCTATGTCGACGGCCTGGCCTTCGGCGTCCGCGGCAACGCCGAGTGGGGCCTGCGCGTCCCGCGCTATCTCGGCGACGACACCGCCGCGGAGGTCACCTGGGCCGAACGCCCCATGGACGACAGCACCGATCCGATCCCCGTCCCGACCATCTCCTGGTGGTGGGACGTCTGA
- a CDS encoding ABC1 kinase family protein, whose product MTAGRLRTVTRVLAELFGAEVSRTVRRAPAEGGDEAGRPRAVRLALERLGPFYVKVGQMLSTRPDLVSPQMRAELALLHDRVSAAPFAMFEPVLAEELGADWERRFDHIDRARPLGSASLAQAYRAVLRGGEPAVLKVQRPDIRSEVLADMALMRRAARLVARAFPDFNAVIDIGASLNVIFEAMEAELDLTAEAANMDRARGLVERFEYLDVPDVIWARPRAIVQSTAPGRTIREVDTGSLTEKERLGIGSDLLAFMYRGYFVDRFFHADPHPGNVFVAPGHKAHLIDWGMVGRIDRRMSMTLVTVLLSLAHNDGPGLARAWVELGRATPWADVPGFAGDMALLVPKVATASLDDLDFGVTLTSVLKYSTRRGIQTSPVVSLLGKSFSNIEGSVRNLAPELALTDVFAEQLRDILLHLAGESLSEIQAARTAMDLMIGNTLAPEQLRGLVRDAANRDLTVRVGRVRGERCGGPGPSAAVLRAAAIAAAAVWWSRRHRCPPPDGR is encoded by the coding sequence TTGACCGCCGGCCGGCTCCGCACGGTGACCAGGGTGCTGGCCGAGCTGTTCGGCGCCGAGGTGTCCCGGACGGTGCGGCGGGCGCCCGCGGAGGGCGGCGACGAGGCCGGACGGCCGCGCGCCGTCCGGCTCGCGCTGGAACGCCTCGGGCCGTTCTACGTGAAGGTCGGGCAGATGCTGTCGACCCGTCCGGACCTCGTCTCGCCGCAGATGAGGGCCGAGCTGGCGCTGCTGCACGACCGGGTGTCCGCCGCGCCGTTCGCGATGTTCGAGCCGGTGCTGGCCGAGGAGCTGGGCGCGGACTGGGAACGCCGCTTCGACCACATCGACCGGGCACGGCCGCTGGGGTCGGCGTCCCTGGCGCAGGCGTACCGGGCGGTGCTGCGCGGCGGCGAACCCGCGGTGCTGAAGGTCCAGCGGCCCGACATCCGCTCCGAGGTGCTGGCGGACATGGCACTGATGCGGCGCGCCGCGCGGCTGGTCGCCCGGGCGTTCCCGGACTTCAACGCGGTGATCGACATCGGGGCGTCGCTCAACGTCATCTTCGAGGCCATGGAGGCCGAACTGGACCTGACCGCCGAGGCCGCCAACATGGACCGGGCCCGCGGCCTCGTCGAGCGGTTCGAGTACCTGGACGTGCCGGACGTGATCTGGGCGCGCCCCCGGGCGATCGTGCAGAGCACCGCGCCCGGGCGGACCATCCGGGAGGTGGACACCGGCTCCCTCACCGAGAAGGAACGGCTCGGGATCGGCAGCGACCTGCTGGCGTTCATGTACCGCGGGTATTTCGTGGACCGGTTCTTCCACGCCGACCCGCATCCGGGCAACGTCTTCGTCGCGCCCGGCCACAAGGCCCACCTGATCGACTGGGGGATGGTCGGGCGCATCGACCGGCGGATGAGCATGACGCTGGTGACGGTGCTGCTCAGCCTGGCGCACAACGACGGCCCCGGACTGGCCCGCGCCTGGGTGGAGCTGGGCCGGGCCACCCCGTGGGCGGACGTGCCCGGGTTCGCCGGGGACATGGCGCTGCTCGTCCCCAAGGTCGCCACCGCGTCGCTGGACGATCTCGACTTCGGCGTCACGCTGACCTCGGTGCTGAAGTACTCGACCCGGCGCGGCATCCAGACGAGCCCGGTGGTGTCACTGCTCGGCAAGTCGTTCTCCAACATCGAGGGTTCGGTCCGCAACCTGGCCCCGGAACTGGCGCTGACCGACGTCTTCGCGGAGCAGCTCCGCGACATCCTGCTGCACCTGGCGGGCGAGTCGCTGTCGGAGATCCAGGCGGCCCGCACCGCGATGGACCTGATGATCGGCAACACGCTGGCCCCCGAGCAGCTGCGCGGGCTGGTCCGCGACGCCGCCAACCGCGACCTGACCGTCCGCGTCGGGCGGGTGCGCGGCGAGCGGTGCGGCGGGCCCGGACCGTCCGCGGCCGTGCTGCGGGCCGCCGCGATCGCCGCCGCCGCGGTGTGGTGGTCCCGGCGTCACCGGTGCCCGCCGCCGGACGGCCGATGA
- a CDS encoding polyprenyl synthetase family protein has protein sequence METDCRPLTRDLCGPLRARVDTELAEFLDGRLRDLADEATAPVFRLVREFVLHGGKRLRPLLCYWGWRAAGGADCAEIVRAASALEIFHAFCLIHDDIMDDSALRRGRSTLHHALTDRHTAHHWRGDPRRFGVATAILLGDLCMTWADELLFGSGVAAGRLAAARPYYHRMRAEVCYGQHLDILEQAHGPTTAERSMRVLLYKSAKYTVERPLQVGGALAGTSPALLAAFSEFGVAVGEAFQLRDDVLGAFGDPGVTGKPNLDDFRDGKPTVLIARAVEHATPAQRRVIRSLHGRPDLDERGAERLREILVDTGALSAIERMIKEREDRAVDVLATAPITEPARLALTQLAVAATRRAV, from the coding sequence GTGGAAACCGACTGCCGACCCCTGACCCGGGACCTGTGCGGGCCGCTGCGCGCCCGCGTCGACACGGAACTGGCCGAATTCCTGGACGGCCGGCTGCGCGACCTGGCCGACGAGGCCACGGCGCCGGTGTTCCGGCTGGTGCGCGAGTTCGTGCTGCACGGCGGGAAACGGCTGCGGCCGCTGCTGTGCTACTGGGGCTGGCGGGCCGCCGGCGGCGCCGACTGCGCCGAGATCGTCCGGGCCGCGTCGGCGCTGGAGATCTTCCACGCCTTCTGCCTCATCCACGACGACATCATGGACGACAGCGCGCTGCGCCGCGGACGTTCCACCCTGCACCACGCCCTGACCGACCGGCACACCGCCCACCACTGGCGGGGCGACCCCCGGCGGTTCGGTGTCGCCACCGCCATCCTCCTCGGCGACCTGTGCATGACCTGGGCGGACGAGCTGCTGTTCGGCAGCGGGGTGGCCGCCGGGCGGCTCGCCGCCGCGCGTCCCTACTACCACCGGATGCGCGCCGAGGTCTGCTACGGCCAGCACCTGGACATCCTCGAACAGGCGCACGGCCCCACGACGGCCGAACGCTCGATGCGCGTGCTGCTCTACAAGTCGGCCAAGTACACCGTGGAGCGTCCTCTCCAGGTGGGCGGCGCGCTGGCCGGGACGTCCCCGGCGCTGCTGGCGGCCTTCTCGGAGTTCGGGGTGGCGGTCGGCGAGGCGTTCCAGCTCCGCGACGACGTGCTCGGCGCGTTCGGCGACCCCGGCGTGACCGGCAAGCCGAACCTCGACGACTTCCGCGACGGCAAGCCGACCGTCCTGATCGCCCGCGCGGTCGAGCACGCCACGCCCGCGCAGCGCCGCGTCATCAGGTCCCTGCACGGCCGCCCGGACCTGGACGAACGCGGCGCCGAGCGGCTCCGCGAGATCCTGGTCGACACCGGCGCGCTGTCCGCGATCGAGCGGATGATCAAGGAACGCGAGGACCGGGCCGTCGACGTCCTGGCCACCGCGCCGATCACCGAACCCGCCCGCCTGGCCCTGACCCAGCTCGCGGTGGCCGCCACCCGGCGCGCCGTCTGA
- a CDS encoding DUF4132 domain-containing protein, producing MNEALAGDVLRRIGGLRERLDAWLETDDYFVKDDLVAPIRAYLGGEADPVGAAATLVALSDTNVSSWFYGPAGPRHRTRFDGMADAWTAEHGLAFAASAFVELSGICPRMAWPGTDHYARGVHRSLEYSLDLLWDTRHGGVRRMRQLLTGADEEAIERLGGLRTTPVRRVVASYLVPEREDWLEECWADPTDGYASDRRANWMLWCCPGSAAQFERAGDVLRTGRYELVPDVLATIYAAAGPALVPVLGAALDGELLAPNRDAVLTLLARLPSDEAFAVLVERADRAPVRRALDGAAERFPGRAERLMRPGPETAGPETAGRTVPDASEDALPPILVRPPWTRTEAPGVTGLKPPSGRAIVWASGERERWAAEASYWAPEYLHLGKPERALAKAIEMVRNGDGRNGREGMTVLLHAPDDVVDEFVPGWEPDDYDWARGWIRPFVARFELRARDVALGFARRPKKDDAHDAREALVPFRDAEIAERMAGWLARGTEPLEPVRGWFGRHGADTVPLLVPAALGRPGAKRRYAEHALRFVAELTGTASVVTAAGEHGEAVERLLAAPALPPEPPKIPAWAAPDVLPQVLLRGRGAALPAAATAHLVTLLTIADPDFPGVADARDALDPLSLAEFGRALFEAWHAHGAQPRDNWALRSLALSGDDDTVRRLVPLIREWAGEKRHDRAVKGLEVLVALGTPVALFHLHEMRRKGGKGGVREQARMLFAQVAARAQLTGERLSERIMPDYGLDADGGMTLDYGPRRFRVGFGDKLEPYVADQNGQPLKDLPEPGANDDPELAPAARRRFTGMKAEVRTASTYLMERLEKAMARGRAWSSAEFRALFADHPLVRHIARRLVWTADGTAFRIVEDGTFADVHDDAFDLPGGAVVRLAHPAELDGDLGAWAELFADYELDQPFPQLGRPFHLLTEDERAAGRMARFEGTVVKGPDLDAMGYRGWNLTSAQDVLPGPNGDLPAMLLTCDRSGDLKAGVTVRRRVVGTAIEYRIGEVEIDGPDLALASEAIADIVWLTRRRGR from the coding sequence GTGAACGAGGCCCTCGCGGGGGACGTGCTGCGGCGCATCGGCGGCCTGCGCGAGCGGCTCGACGCGTGGCTGGAGACCGACGACTACTTCGTCAAGGACGACCTGGTCGCACCGATCCGCGCGTACCTCGGCGGCGAGGCCGACCCCGTGGGTGCGGCGGCGACGCTCGTCGCGCTCTCCGACACGAACGTCTCGTCGTGGTTCTACGGCCCGGCCGGGCCGCGGCACCGCACCCGCTTCGACGGGATGGCGGACGCGTGGACGGCCGAGCACGGGCTCGCGTTCGCGGCGAGCGCGTTCGTCGAGCTGAGCGGGATCTGCCCGCGAATGGCGTGGCCGGGGACCGATCACTACGCGCGCGGGGTCCACCGGTCCCTCGAATATTCGCTGGACCTGCTGTGGGACACGCGGCACGGCGGTGTCCGCAGGATGCGGCAACTGCTGACCGGCGCCGACGAGGAGGCGATCGAGCGGCTCGGCGGGCTGCGCACCACGCCCGTCCGCCGCGTCGTCGCGTCCTACCTCGTTCCCGAGCGCGAGGATTGGCTGGAGGAGTGCTGGGCGGACCCGACCGACGGCTACGCCTCGGATCGGCGCGCGAACTGGATGCTGTGGTGCTGTCCCGGTTCGGCGGCGCAGTTCGAGCGGGCCGGCGACGTGCTGCGCACCGGGCGGTACGAGCTGGTGCCGGACGTCCTGGCCACGATCTACGCGGCGGCGGGCCCGGCGCTCGTGCCCGTGCTGGGCGCCGCGCTGGACGGCGAGCTGCTCGCCCCCAACCGCGACGCCGTCCTGACGCTGCTGGCGCGGCTTCCGTCCGACGAGGCGTTCGCGGTACTCGTGGAGCGCGCCGACCGGGCGCCCGTGCGCCGCGCCCTCGACGGCGCCGCCGAGCGCTTCCCCGGACGCGCCGAGCGGCTCATGCGGCCCGGTCCCGAGACGGCCGGTCCCGAGACGGCCGGGCGAACCGTCCCGGACGCGTCCGAGGACGCGTTGCCGCCGATCCTCGTCCGGCCGCCGTGGACGCGGACCGAGGCGCCGGGCGTGACCGGCCTGAAGCCGCCCTCCGGCCGGGCCATCGTGTGGGCCTCCGGCGAGCGGGAGCGGTGGGCCGCCGAGGCGTCGTACTGGGCTCCCGAGTACCTGCACCTGGGAAAGCCCGAGAGGGCGCTGGCCAAGGCGATCGAAATGGTCCGCAACGGGGACGGGAGGAACGGCAGGGAAGGCATGACCGTGCTCCTGCACGCCCCGGACGACGTGGTGGACGAGTTCGTCCCGGGGTGGGAGCCGGACGACTACGACTGGGCGCGCGGGTGGATCCGCCCGTTCGTCGCGCGTTTCGAGCTGCGCGCCCGCGACGTCGCGCTGGGATTCGCGCGCCGGCCGAAGAAGGACGACGCGCACGACGCGCGCGAAGCGCTCGTGCCGTTCCGGGACGCCGAGATCGCCGAGCGGATGGCCGGGTGGCTCGCCCGCGGGACCGAACCGCTCGAACCCGTCCGCGGCTGGTTCGGCCGGCACGGCGCCGACACGGTTCCGCTGCTCGTGCCCGCCGCGCTGGGACGTCCGGGCGCGAAGCGGCGGTACGCGGAGCACGCGCTGCGGTTCGTCGCGGAACTGACCGGCACCGCGTCGGTCGTCACGGCGGCGGGGGAGCACGGGGAGGCGGTGGAACGGCTCCTGGCGGCGCCCGCGCTCCCGCCGGAGCCGCCGAAGATCCCCGCCTGGGCGGCCCCGGACGTGCTGCCGCAGGTGCTGCTGCGCGGCCGCGGCGCCGCGCTGCCCGCCGCCGCGACGGCCCACCTGGTGACGCTGCTGACGATCGCGGACCCGGACTTTCCGGGCGTGGCGGATGCCCGCGACGCCCTCGACCCGCTCTCCCTGGCCGAGTTCGGACGGGCGCTGTTCGAGGCGTGGCACGCGCACGGCGCGCAGCCCCGGGACAACTGGGCACTGCGGTCCCTCGCCCTGTCCGGTGACGACGACACCGTGCGGCGTCTGGTGCCGCTCATCCGCGAGTGGGCCGGCGAGAAGCGGCACGACCGGGCGGTGAAGGGCCTGGAGGTGCTGGTCGCCCTCGGCACGCCCGTCGCGCTGTTCCACCTGCACGAGATGCGGCGCAAGGGCGGGAAGGGCGGGGTCAGGGAGCAGGCGCGGATGCTGTTCGCGCAGGTCGCGGCGCGCGCTCAGCTGACCGGGGAACGGCTCTCCGAACGGATCATGCCCGACTACGGTCTCGACGCCGACGGCGGCATGACGCTCGACTACGGCCCGCGCCGCTTCCGCGTCGGTTTCGGCGACAAGCTCGAGCCGTACGTCGCCGACCAGAACGGGCAGCCGCTCAAGGACCTGCCCGAGCCCGGCGCGAACGACGATCCCGAACTCGCCCCCGCGGCCCGTCGCCGCTTCACCGGGATGAAGGCCGAGGTGCGGACCGCGTCGACCTACCTCATGGAGCGGCTGGAGAAGGCGATGGCCCGCGGCCGCGCGTGGTCGTCGGCCGAGTTCCGCGCGCTGTTCGCCGACCACCCCCTCGTCCGGCACATCGCCCGCCGCCTGGTCTGGACGGCCGACGGGACGGCCTTCCGGATCGTCGAGGACGGCACGTTCGCCGACGTCCACGACGATGCGTTCGACCTGCCGGGCGGGGCCGTCGTGCGCCTCGCGCACCCGGCCGAACTGGACGGCGACCTCGGCGCGTGGGCGGAGCTGTTCGCCGACTACGAGCTCGACCAGCCGTTCCCGCAGCTCGGCCGCCCGTTCCACCTGCTGACCGAGGACGAGCGCGCGGCGGGCCGCATGGCGCGGTTCGAGGGGACGGTCGTGAAGGGGCCCGACCTCGACGCGATGGGCTACCGCGGCTGGAACCTCACGTCGGCGCAGGACGTCCTCCCGGGCCCGAACGGCGATCTCCCGGCGATGCTCCTCACCTGCGACCGTTCGGGCGACCTCAAAGCCGGCGTCACCGTGCGGCGGCGGGTCGTCGGTACCGCGATCGAGTACCGCATCGGCGAGGTCGAGATCGACGGGCCCGACCTCGCGCTCGCGTCCGAGGCCATCGCCGACATCGTCTGGCTCACCCGCCGCCGGGGGCGGTGA